Within bacterium, the genomic segment AACGATACGTTTTTCAGATATTCCTCTTCCTCGAGCCCGAGCGCAAGGATTTCGTGCGCGCGGCGCGGCCGCTTTTTTATTCGAATTCGGTCGCGACTACCTCGTTGGGTCGCGGCTTGCGGCGGTGCCGCCAGCCCTCGACGATGGAGAAGACGACGGGCACAACGAGGAGGGTGAGCAAGGTGGAGGTTATCAGGCCGCCGATGACCGCGACCGCCATACCCTGGCGGAACTCGCCGCCCTCGCCCCGGCCCAGCGCCGTGGGCAGCATCCCCATAATCATGGCCGCGGTGGTCATGAGGATGGGCCGCATCCGGACGGGGCCGGCGACGAGCAGGGCTTCCTTGATGGATTTACCCTTGTCGATCTGCTGCAGCGTATAGTCCACGAGCAGGATGGCGTTCTTGTTGACGAGGCCCATGAGGAGGATGAGCCCCACCATCGTCATCATGTCGAAGGTCGTGCCGAGGATGAAGATCGCGATAAGCGCGCCGACGACCGCGAGCGGCAGCGCCAGCATAATGGTGAAGGGGTGGGTGAACGAGTTGAACTGCGCCGCCAGCACGATGTAGATGAAGACGACGGCGATGGCGAGCGCCGTGAACATGTTGCCGAACATCGTTCGCTGCATTTCGGTCATGTGGCCCACGGAGTACTCGTACCCGGTAGGAGGCGGGTGGTCGCCGACGTATGTGTTCATCTCCCGCTGGATGTCGCTGTCGGCGGCGCCCAGCGCGCTTCCGGTCCATATCGATATCGTGCGTTGGCGGTTGGTATGTTGGATTTGGGTCGGGCCCACGTCGCGTTCGAAGTCGACCAGCATCGCCAGCGGGACGACGTCGTCGTCGAAGTTTTTCAGGTAGAGGCCCTCCACGTCCGCGAGGTCCCGGATTTCCCGCCGCGGGATCATAACGCGGACGTCGTACTCCTCGCCGCCCTCGGCGTACTTGGTGGCGACCGTTCCCTCCACCAGGCCGCGGACGCTCATCGCGACCGAGGCCACCGGTATCCCCATCTCGGCGCACATCGCCCGGTCCGGGACGAGGCGGGTCTCGGGTCGACCCCGCTCGTAGCTCATGCCGGCGTCGCGCGTCGAGCCCAGGGTCTTCAAGTAGGCGACCATCTTATCGGCCTCGGCCTCCATCACGTCCAGGTCCGTGCCGGAGATATCGACCGAGGTCGGCTGCTGGCCGAAAGTGCCGCCTCCGCCCATCCCCGGTAACTTGAACGTAACCTTGGCCCGGGAGTACGAGGCGAACGCCCGGCGCAACTCTTCTTGCAGCTCGTAGTTGCTCTTGTCGCGCTCGCGGATGGGCTTGAGCTTGGCGGTGATCGTCGCCCGGTTGGGTATCTCGTCGACGCCGATGTCGGCGAAGGTGACGTCGACGGCTTCGTGGGCGGCGAGGCGTCGTTCGACGTCTTCGGCCACGCTCTCGGTATAGACCAGCGAGGAGTCGAGCGGCGTCGTTACGTAGGCGTAGAGGTACCCCTGGTCCCACGCCGGCATGAATTGGGTGCTGATGAAGCGGACGAGGAACAGGCTGCCGACGAAGACGGCGACGGCGACGACGAGCGTTATGGCCCGGCGCTCGAGCGCGAGCCGGAGGAAGCCGCGGTAGCCGTCCGCCAGCCGGTCGAACTGACGGTTGAGCGGCGCAAACAGCCGCTCGAACCGGTTCTTTTTCGTGGGGTCCG encodes:
- a CDS encoding efflux RND transporter permease subunit; the protein is MKLPDFSIRRPVFITMQVLAVLVLGIVSYNRLGVDIMPDVDFPYVVTTVVWPGASASEVELDITDKIEDRLSAISGLKNLYSYSNEGYSLIILEFELETDPRAAEADVRTEVEKTIPDLPLDIEKPVVARVDWGAEPVITFAVGGKATPEELRRLADDVIKPQIEKIAGVAEVDVEGGLEREVKVELEPAALAGYGISLDDVTGALAAANLEVPAGPMQAGPREEKLRVAGKFRSQEDIENVVVAWKKGAPFFLRDVATVDVDGDKEIKTIPKLNGKDAVTVSVGKASGANTVEVCDETIKRLERIKKTLPEGVELNIAYNDADFIKNAIADTGEALYLGAIFAVLVILIFLGNIRTTLISALAIPTSILFTFILMYAVGFTLNMLTLMALALAVGILIDDAIVVRENIYRHWEEGMSLEKSASFGTAEVGLAIMATTFTICAVFVPVAYMGDIVGRFFRQFGLVVVFAVMYSLWDALTMAPMLSAKLMIGSPDPTKKNRFERLFAPLNRQFDRLADGYRGFLRLALERRAITLVVAVAVFVGSLFLVRFISTQFMPAWDQGYLYAYVTTPLDSSLVYTESVAEDVERRLAAHEAVDVTFADIGVDEIPNRATITAKLKPIRERDKSNYELQEELRRAFASYSRAKVTFKLPGMGGGGTFGQQPTSVDISGTDLDVMEAEADKMVAYLKTLGSTRDAGMSYERGRPETRLVPDRAMCAEMGIPVASVAMSVRGLVEGTVATKYAEGGEEYDVRVMIPRREIRDLADVEGLYLKNFDDDVVPLAMLVDFERDVGPTQIQHTNRQRTISIWTGSALGAADSDIQREMNTYVGDHPPPTGYEYSVGHMTEMQRTMFGNMFTALAIAVVFIYIVLAAQFNSFTHPFTIMLALPLAVVGALIAIFILGTTFDMMTMVGLILLMGLVNKNAILLVDYTLQQIDKGKSIKEALLVAGPVRMRPILMTTAAMIMGMLPTALGRGEGGEFRQGMAVAVIGGLITSTLLTLLVVPVVFSIVEGWRHRRKPRPNEVVATEFE